One Betaproteobacteria bacterium genomic region harbors:
- a CDS encoding cation:proton antiporter yields MQSTVHQTEVLLFFTLLQLTVIVVAARLAGEIAVRLSQSRAVGEIVAGLLLGPSLFGLLFPEIFKYVFRSAPPQPMTILSQIGLILLMFQIGMEFEFGHLQAGQNRKAVLRVSVAGLALPFALGLLFGWFSHPHLAPNLNLLGYALFVGTAFSITALPTLGRILMELDLTRTRVGVIAISSAAINDVVGWLMLAVVTALTLAEFSPASFALKIGLILIYVALCWWVVRPLLLRLLRRSGADGGQLSPNLVGILIGAIFLSGMTTYHLGIFAIFGGFMLGVLLHDQAAFVRAWREKVGVFVLVFFLPIFFTYTGLRTNIGTLNSPESWGWCVLLVLLASVGKFGGCYFAARRSGMNPREAKAIGIMMNTRALMELVVINVGLDLGVIPPDVFTMLVIMAIASTVVTTPALRVWLNLHNRAKLEGVGQS; encoded by the coding sequence ATGCAATCGACGGTGCACCAAACTGAAGTGTTGCTGTTCTTCACGCTGTTGCAACTGACGGTGATCGTGGTTGCGGCACGGCTCGCCGGAGAAATCGCCGTCCGCCTGTCGCAGTCGCGCGCAGTGGGCGAAATCGTGGCCGGGCTACTGCTCGGACCCTCGCTGTTCGGGCTGCTTTTCCCGGAAATCTTTAAATATGTGTTCCGCTCCGCTCCCCCGCAGCCGATGACCATCCTTAGCCAGATCGGGCTGATCCTGCTGATGTTCCAGATCGGCATGGAATTCGAATTCGGCCATCTGCAGGCCGGCCAGAACCGCAAGGCAGTGCTGCGCGTCTCGGTCGCGGGACTGGCATTGCCGTTCGCACTCGGCCTGCTGTTCGGTTGGTTCTCGCACCCTCACCTCGCGCCGAACCTCAATCTGCTCGGCTATGCGCTGTTCGTTGGCACCGCATTTTCCATCACCGCACTGCCCACTCTGGGCCGTATCCTGATGGAGCTCGATCTCACCCGGACCCGGGTCGGCGTCATCGCGATCAGTTCGGCAGCGATCAATGACGTGGTCGGCTGGCTGATGCTGGCTGTGGTCACGGCGCTCACGTTGGCGGAGTTCTCGCCTGCGAGCTTTGCCCTGAAAATCGGTCTGATCCTGATTTATGTCGCACTGTGCTGGTGGGTGGTGCGCCCCCTGCTGTTACGCCTGCTGCGGCGCTCGGGAGCGGACGGCGGACAATTGTCGCCGAACCTGGTCGGAATCCTCATCGGCGCGATCTTTCTGTCCGGCATGACGACTTACCACCTCGGGATCTTTGCGATTTTCGGCGGCTTCATGCTTGGGGTGCTGCTGCACGATCAAGCCGCATTCGTACGCGCCTGGCGCGAAAAGGTCGGCGTCTTCGTACTCGTATTCTTCCTCCCGATCTTCTTTACTTATACCGGCCTGCGCACCAACATCGGCACCCTGAACAGTCCGGAATCGTGGGGCTGGTGCGTGTTGCTGGTATTGCTGGCGAGCGTCGGCAAATTCGGCGGCTGTTATTTCGCGGCACGCCGCTCCGGCATGAACCCGCGGGAAGCCAAGGCGATTGGCATCATGATGAATACCCGCGCTCTGATGGAACTGGTGGTCATCAATGTCGGACTGGACCTCGGCGTGATACCGCCGGACGTGTTCACCATGCTGGTCATCATGGCCATCGCCAGCACAGTGGTGACGACACCGGCGCTGAGGGTCTGGCTGAACTTGCACAATCGCGCCAAGCTGGAAGGAGTCGGCCAGTCGTGA
- a CDS encoding DEAD/DEAH box helicase encodes MSFSDLGLAPELLRAIADQGYTDPTPVQAKAIPPILQGQDVMAAAQTGTGKTAGFTLPMLQRLKEFANTSVSPARHPVRALILTPTRELAAQVQDSVKTYGKHIPLRSAVVYGGVHIDPQIAELRAGVEILVATPGRLLDHLGQKTVNLSQVQFLVLDEADRMLDMGFLPDIKRILSVLPAKRQSLLFSATYSDDIRGLAKQFLTNPVSVEVARRNSVIETVTHLVYKVEATAKRDLLTHLIKSRDMRQVLVFCNTKIGANRLAYKLDKDGVGAAAIHSDRTQGERMQALAEFKDGKTKVLVATDIAARGLDIEQLPFVVNFDLPGSPEDYVHRVGRTGRAGMAGEAISLVSDEERDDLVAIEKLLKIKLPVQEPGQFQRERVSAPRGGSRRPDARRDEHRSAPSRSASSRAAAPSADPLFSRPYTPSSEATQTAKPAAPARGPKKEVAALFLPPVPAEKQDA; translated from the coding sequence ATGTCGTTTTCCGATCTGGGGCTCGCCCCGGAGTTGTTGCGCGCAATCGCCGATCAAGGTTACACCGATCCCACGCCCGTCCAGGCCAAGGCGATTCCTCCCATTCTTCAAGGCCAGGATGTGATGGCCGCGGCACAGACCGGCACCGGCAAGACGGCCGGCTTCACGCTGCCGATGTTGCAGCGCCTGAAGGAATTCGCCAATACCAGCGTTTCGCCCGCGCGCCATCCGGTGCGAGCATTGATCCTGACGCCGACGCGTGAGCTCGCCGCGCAGGTGCAGGACAGCGTCAAAACCTACGGCAAGCACATTCCGCTGCGTTCGGCGGTGGTGTACGGCGGCGTTCACATCGATCCGCAGATCGCCGAGTTGCGCGCCGGCGTCGAGATTCTGGTCGCGACGCCCGGACGTCTGCTCGATCATCTGGGTCAGAAAACGGTAAACCTCTCGCAGGTGCAGTTCCTCGTGCTCGACGAGGCCGATCGCATGCTCGACATGGGCTTTCTGCCGGACATCAAGCGCATCCTGTCAGTGCTGCCGGCGAAGCGGCAGAGCCTGCTGTTCTCCGCAACCTATTCCGATGATATCCGCGGGCTGGCGAAGCAGTTTTTGACCAACCCGGTCAGCGTCGAAGTCGCGCGCCGCAATTCAGTCATCGAGACGGTGACCCACCTGGTTTACAAAGTTGAAGCCACTGCGAAGCGTGATCTGCTGACGCACTTGATCAAGTCGCGCGACATGCGCCAGGTGCTAGTGTTCTGCAATACCAAGATTGGCGCCAACCGGCTGGCTTACAAGCTGGACAAGGACGGTGTCGGCGCCGCGGCCATTCACAGCGACCGCACCCAGGGCGAGCGCATGCAGGCGCTGGCCGAGTTCAAGGACGGCAAGACCAAGGTTCTGGTGGCGACCGATATTGCGGCGCGCGGACTCGACATCGAGCAACTGCCCTTCGTCGTCAACTTCGATCTTCCCGGCTCGCCTGAGGACTACGTCCACCGCGTCGGTCGTACCGGCCGCGCCGGCATGGCCGGCGAAGCCATCTCGCTGGTGTCCGATGAAGAGCGCGACGATCTTGTCGCAATCGAAAAGCTGCTGAAGATCAAACTGCCGGTGCAGGAGCCCGGTCAATTCCAGCGCGAGCGCGTGTCCGCGCCGCGCGGGGGTTCGCGCCGCCCGGATGCGCGTCGCGACGAGCATCGCTCCGCGCCGTCACGATCAGCATCGTCGCGTGCCGCCGCACCTTCCGCCGATCCGCTGTTCTCCAGGCCTTACACTCCATCCTCCGAAGCAACGCAGACCGCCAAGCCGGCCGCGCCCGCGCGCGGACCGAAAAAGGAGGTCGCTGCGTTATTCCTGCCTCCAGTCCCTGCGGAAAAGCAGGACGCCTAG
- the earP gene encoding elongation factor P maturation arginine rhamnosyltransferase EarP produces MRWDLFCAVVDNLGDIGVCWRLARQLAAEHAADVRLWVDDLATFRRLAPMLDADATVQRLGDIEVHAWKMPYPPAEPADIVVETFGCELPAAYVEAMAKRARASVWINLEYLSAESWVDGCHGLPSPHPRLPLIKYFFFPGFTANTGGVLIERGLSQRRQTFQRDTARMRQFLDGLGVRAETQGEILVSLFCYPHAPLMALLEAWAAGSQPIRAISFGGTPGAQALGAFGLGGGRRRGALAGEILPFLAEDDYDRVLWACDWNFVRGEDSFVRAQLAARPLVWQAYPQAGNAHGIKLQVFLDRYSGSGDLPRSLDPLWRSWNGLTPVQGLPGAWAECMENRGRFETAAGQWPAHLEALGDLAGNLAQFCAERV; encoded by the coding sequence ATGCGTTGGGACCTCTTCTGTGCAGTCGTCGACAACCTCGGCGACATCGGCGTGTGCTGGCGGCTCGCACGCCAGCTTGCGGCGGAGCATGCAGCCGACGTCCGGCTGTGGGTGGACGATCTGGCGACCTTCCGGCGGCTCGCTCCGATGCTCGACGCCGACGCGACGGTGCAGAGGCTGGGCGACATCGAGGTCCATGCGTGGAAGATGCCTTACCCGCCGGCCGAGCCGGCCGATATCGTGGTCGAGACCTTCGGTTGCGAGCTGCCTGCTGCGTACGTCGAAGCCATGGCGAAACGGGCGCGTGCGTCGGTGTGGATCAATCTCGAATATCTGAGCGCCGAGAGCTGGGTGGACGGTTGTCACGGTCTGCCGTCGCCGCATCCGCGGTTGCCGCTGATCAAGTATTTCTTCTTTCCCGGGTTCACTGCAAATACCGGAGGGGTGCTGATCGAACGCGGATTGTCCCAGCGCCGCCAGACGTTCCAGCGAGATACGGCCCGCATGCGGCAATTTCTCGATGGGCTGGGCGTACGAGCCGAAACGCAAGGGGAGATTCTGGTGTCGCTGTTCTGCTATCCGCATGCGCCGCTGATGGCGCTGCTCGAAGCCTGGGCGGCGGGCAGCCAGCCGATCAGGGCGATTTCCTTCGGCGGGACGCCCGGTGCGCAGGCGTTGGGCGCGTTTGGCCTGGGCGGGGGGCGTCGCCGGGGCGCGCTTGCCGGCGAGATCCTGCCCTTTCTCGCCGAGGACGATTATGACCGGGTGTTGTGGGCTTGCGACTGGAACTTCGTGCGTGGCGAGGATTCCTTCGTCCGCGCGCAACTGGCGGCACGGCCGCTGGTCTGGCAGGCCTATCCCCAGGCCGGCAACGCTCACGGCATCAAACTACAGGTTTTTCTGGATCGCTATTCCGGTTCGGGGGACCTGCCACGCTCCCTCGACCCGCTATGGCGATCCTGGAACGGACTCACGCCCGTGCAGGGCTTGCCGGGCGCCTGGGCAGAATGCATGGAGAATCGGGGAAGGTTCGAAACCGCTGCCGGGCAATGGCCGGCGCACCTCGAAGCGCTTGGCGACCTGGCCGGTAATCTGGCTCAATTCTGCGCGGAACGGGTATAA
- a CDS encoding ATP-binding cassette domain-containing protein, with amino-acid sequence MPLATFENVSLAYGHVPLLDHVDLVVEPGSRIGLIGRNGTGKSSLLKLLAGMALPDDGRVWRQPGLRIGFVAQEPELDAMQSVFEATVAGLGELSRILADYHAAAHALELGQDDVRSLDRMQTAQELLERHDGWRVEHRVESVLSRLGLAQDARIDTLSGGMRKRVALARALAGDPQLLVLDEPTNHLDVESIVWLENMVAEFPGAVFVVTHDRAFLDRAVTGIAELDRGRLGLYPGSFAEYEQRKADQLAVEAVNNQKFDKLLAQEEGWIRKGIEARRTRNEGRVRRLERLRLERSARRERLGQVSISVAEGERSGQLVAELEHVDKRLGERQVVRDFSCRILRGDKIGLIGPNGAGKSTLIKLILGEMSADAGSIRRGTRLAVAYYDQFRTRLDEETTVAQTIAPGSDYVEIDGARKHIMTYLADFLFPPERARAPVKALSGGERNRLLLARLFSQPANLLVLDEPTNDLDIDTLELLESLLQDYAGTVLLVSHDRAFLDNVVTDTIAPEGDGRWTRNPGGYTDWQRLIDGRVARASRPPEETAKAVPARDRSAPQRPRKLSFGQTRELEAMPSRIQTLETEQAQIGARLADPALYSDAPDEIRQLQKRYAAIEEELTACLSRWEELEAMRDQAGA; translated from the coding sequence ATGCCGCTCGCCACTTTCGAAAATGTTTCGCTTGCCTACGGCCATGTGCCATTGCTGGATCACGTCGACTTGGTGGTGGAGCCGGGCAGCCGCATCGGACTGATAGGCCGCAATGGCACGGGTAAGTCCAGCCTGCTCAAATTGCTGGCCGGCATGGCGCTGCCCGACGACGGCCGCGTATGGCGGCAGCCCGGTTTGCGCATCGGCTTCGTCGCACAGGAGCCGGAACTCGATGCGATGCAGTCGGTTTTCGAAGCGACAGTCGCGGGACTCGGCGAGCTTTCGCGCATTCTGGCCGACTACCACGCCGCCGCGCATGCCCTGGAACTGGGCCAGGACGACGTGCGCTCCCTGGACCGGATGCAGACTGCGCAGGAATTGCTCGAACGGCACGATGGCTGGCGCGTCGAGCACCGGGTCGAATCCGTATTGTCGCGTCTCGGACTTGCGCAGGATGCCCGCATCGACACGCTGTCGGGCGGCATGCGCAAACGCGTGGCGCTGGCGCGCGCGCTGGCGGGCGATCCGCAACTGCTGGTGCTCGATGAGCCGACCAACCATCTCGATGTGGAATCGATCGTCTGGCTGGAGAACATGGTGGCCGAATTTCCCGGCGCAGTGTTCGTCGTCACCCACGACCGCGCATTTCTCGACCGTGCCGTCACCGGCATCGCCGAACTCGATCGCGGCCGGCTCGGCCTCTATCCCGGAAGTTTCGCCGAATACGAGCAACGCAAAGCGGATCAACTCGCGGTCGAGGCGGTGAACAATCAGAAGTTCGACAAGCTGCTGGCGCAGGAAGAGGGTTGGATCCGCAAGGGTATCGAAGCGCGCCGCACGCGCAATGAAGGTCGCGTGCGGCGGCTCGAACGCCTGCGGCTGGAACGCTCGGCGCGGCGCGAGCGTCTCGGCCAGGTTTCGATTTCGGTTGCGGAGGGCGAACGCTCTGGCCAACTCGTGGCGGAACTGGAGCACGTCGACAAACGCCTCGGCGAGCGGCAGGTGGTCAGGGATTTTTCCTGCCGCATCCTGCGTGGCGACAAGATCGGCCTGATCGGGCCGAACGGCGCCGGCAAGTCGACGCTGATAAAGCTCATTCTCGGTGAAATGAGCGCGGATGCGGGCAGCATCCGCCGCGGTACGCGGCTGGCCGTGGCGTACTACGACCAGTTCCGCACGCGCCTGGATGAGGAGACCACGGTGGCGCAAACCATCGCGCCCGGCTCCGACTATGTCGAAATCGACGGTGCCCGCAAGCACATCATGACCTACCTTGCCGACTTCCTGTTCCCGCCGGAGCGCGCGCGTGCGCCGGTGAAGGCGTTGTCGGGCGGGGAACGCAACCGGCTGTTGCTCGCGAGATTGTTCAGCCAGCCGGCGAACCTGCTGGTGCTGGATGAACCGACCAACGATCTGGACATCGACACACTCGAACTGCTGGAAAGCCTGCTGCAGGATTACGCGGGCACGGTGCTGCTGGTCAGCCACGACCGCGCTTTTCTCGACAACGTCGTCACGGACACGATTGCCCCGGAAGGCGATGGACGCTGGACGCGTAACCCGGGCGGTTATACCGACTGGCAGCGGCTGATCGACGGGCGCGTGGCGCGTGCATCGAGACCACCGGAAGAGACGGCGAAGGCGGTGCCCGCGCGCGACCGGTCCGCGCCGCAGCGGCCGCGCAAGCTCAGCTTCGGCCAGACCCGGGAACTGGAAGCGATGCCCTCGCGCATCCAGACGCTGGAGACGGAACAGGCGCAGATCGGTGCGCGGCTTGCCGACCCGGCGCTCTATAGTGACGCGCCCGACGAGATCCGGCAGTTGCAGAAGCGCTATGCCGCCATTGAAGAAGAACTGACCGCCTGCCTGAGCCGCTGGGAAGAGCTCGAAGCGATGCGCGACCAGGCGGGTGCGTGA
- a CDS encoding AI-2E family transporter codes for MTRTNRIDRMLGIGTLAALVIGCLVVLTPFVTALLMAVILTYSTWPLYVRLRKFVGGRRNLAAALMMLAACLILIAPFVFVAFSLADSATELVEAVRKSFENGPPALPEWITGLPLVGETLKNYWKNLSHDGGRLLQDLKGLISPAKSVLVAGGGILFAGLLQLGLAVLVAFFLYRDGEAAAAKVKRITSRIGRARGRHLLDIAGSTVVSVVYGILGTALVQGVVAGIGFLIAGVPGAALLGLATFFLSVVPVGPPLIWIPATVWLFVQGSTGWAVFMGLWGLLVVSMVDNVLKPMIISHGSNLPFMLVLLGVLGGAAAFGFVGIFLGPTLLAVGYRMVNEWVEGEVRDEEGRTEVKG; via the coding sequence ATGACGAGGACCAATCGCATCGACAGGATGCTCGGCATCGGCACGCTCGCCGCGCTCGTCATCGGTTGCCTAGTGGTGCTGACGCCTTTCGTGACGGCATTGCTGATGGCGGTGATCCTGACTTATTCGACCTGGCCTCTGTATGTCCGCCTGAGGAAATTCGTCGGCGGCCGCCGCAATCTGGCGGCAGCATTGATGATGCTGGCAGCGTGTCTGATCTTGATTGCACCTTTCGTTTTCGTCGCCTTCAGCCTCGCCGATAGCGCAACCGAACTCGTCGAGGCAGTGCGCAAGTCGTTCGAGAACGGGCCGCCCGCGCTCCCGGAGTGGATTACCGGTCTGCCGCTTGTCGGCGAAACGCTCAAAAACTACTGGAAGAATCTGTCGCACGACGGCGGCCGTCTGCTGCAAGATCTGAAAGGCCTGATTTCTCCCGCCAAGTCCGTGCTGGTGGCTGGCGGGGGCATCTTGTTCGCCGGCTTGCTGCAACTCGGCCTGGCGGTGCTGGTCGCCTTCTTCCTTTACCGCGACGGCGAGGCTGCAGCGGCCAAGGTCAAGCGCATTACAAGTCGCATCGGCAGGGCGCGCGGCCGTCATCTGCTGGATATCGCCGGCAGCACGGTCGTCAGTGTGGTGTACGGCATTCTGGGCACCGCGCTGGTTCAAGGCGTGGTGGCGGGCATCGGCTTCCTGATCGCCGGTGTACCGGGTGCGGCGTTGCTCGGGCTGGCAACGTTCTTCCTCTCGGTGGTGCCGGTCGGCCCGCCGCTCATCTGGATTCCCGCGACCGTCTGGCTGTTCGTGCAAGGCTCCACCGGCTGGGCCGTTTTCATGGGTTTGTGGGGACTGCTCGTCGTCAGCATGGTCGACAACGTGTTAAAGCCGATGATCATCAGCCACGGCAGCAATCTGCCTTTCATGTTGGTCCTGCTGGGTGTGCTCGGGGGCGCGGCCGCATTCGGTTTCGTCGGCATTTTTCTCGGCCCCACGCTGCTCGCAGTCGGCTATCGCATGGTGAACGAGTGGGTGGAGGGCGAGGTTAGGGACGAGGAAGGCAGGACTGAGGTGAAAGGGTAG
- the efp gene encoding elongation factor P gives MIQAQEVRAGNVIMVGKDPMVVQRAEYNKGGRNAAVMRMKLKNLLTGGASEVVYKADEKLENIVLERKEVTYSYFADPMYVFMDSEYNQNEVEKDNMGDALNYIEDGLPCEIVFYDGKPISVTLPNSVVREITTEPAVRGDTSGKVLKPAKIATGFVVNVPLFCESGDKIEIDTRTGEYRNRVKG, from the coding sequence ATGATACAGGCTCAGGAAGTGCGCGCCGGCAACGTGATCATGGTCGGCAAGGACCCGATGGTCGTGCAGCGCGCCGAATACAACAAGGGCGGTCGCAACGCCGCCGTGATGAGAATGAAGTTGAAGAACCTGCTGACCGGCGGCGCCAGCGAAGTGGTCTACAAGGCCGACGAGAAGCTGGAAAACATCGTGCTCGAGCGCAAGGAAGTGACTTATTCGTATTTTGCCGACCCGATGTACGTGTTCATGGACAGCGAATACAACCAGAACGAAGTCGAGAAGGACAACATGGGCGATGCGCTCAACTATATCGAGGACGGACTGCCGTGCGAAATAGTGTTCTACGACGGCAAACCCATTTCGGTGACGCTGCCGAACTCCGTGGTGCGCGAGATCACGACCGAGCCGGCGGTGCGCGGCGACACTTCGGGTAAGGTGTTGAAGCCCGCGAAGATCGCCACCGGTTTTGTCGTCAATGTGCCGCTGTTCTGCGAATCCGGCGACAAGATCGAAATCGATACCCGCACCGGGGAATACAGGAATCGCGTCAAGGGCTGA
- a CDS encoding MipA/OmpV family protein, with the protein MPRAARSAELPLWEAGAGVAVLDFPDYRGSDERHTLVLPIPYLVYRGDFLKADRESIRGQFYKNDRLDLHLSVNGSIPVYSGDNSARRGMPDLDPTLEIGPNLTVMLLRSDTTHLNLRFPVRAVIATDLSHVRDVGWIFQPQINVDFYDRFPGPGWNLGFAAGPLFGNKRYHNYFYGVAPQFATPERPAYAAGGGYAGMQWIAALSKRYPSYWVGGFLRADTLSGAVFETSPLVRQKDAFSVGIAASWIFSRSSKLVNVDE; encoded by the coding sequence ATGCCGCGCGCCGCGCGATCGGCCGAACTGCCGCTTTGGGAAGCTGGCGCCGGTGTCGCCGTGCTCGATTTCCCGGACTACCGCGGCTCCGACGAACGGCATACTCTGGTCCTGCCGATTCCCTATCTCGTCTATCGCGGCGATTTCCTTAAAGCCGACCGCGAAAGCATCCGCGGCCAGTTCTACAAAAACGACCGGCTGGACCTGCATCTGAGCGTGAACGGTTCGATTCCGGTGTACAGCGGGGACAATTCGGCGCGGCGTGGCATGCCCGATCTGGATCCGACACTGGAAATCGGACCGAATCTGACGGTCATGCTGCTGCGCTCCGATACCACGCATCTGAACCTGCGATTCCCGGTGCGCGCGGTCATTGCCACCGACCTGTCCCACGTCCGCGACGTGGGCTGGATATTCCAGCCGCAGATCAACGTGGATTTTTACGATCGCTTTCCGGGTCCGGGCTGGAATCTCGGCTTCGCCGCCGGACCGCTGTTCGGCAACAAGCGCTACCACAATTATTTTTATGGCGTGGCACCGCAATTCGCCACCCCGGAGCGGCCCGCGTACGCGGCTGGCGGCGGATACGCGGGCATGCAATGGATTGCCGCCCTCAGCAAGCGCTACCCGTCGTACTGGGTGGGCGGCTTCCTGCGCGCAGACACACTCTCCGGCGCCGTGTTCGAAACGAGTCCGCTGGTGCGGCAAAAGGATGCGTTCTCCGTCGGCATTGCCGCGTCGTGGATTTTTTCGCGTTCGTCGAAACTGGTAAACGTCGATGAATAA
- the fabG gene encoding 3-oxoacyl-ACP reductase FabG: MKTALVTGGSGAIGSAICRALAAQGLQVIVHANQRLEEAQRLAAELQAGGAAAQAIAFDVTDRDGAAQALARLDEQAPVQVLVNNAGVHDDAPLAGMSGAQWDRVIDVSLNGFYNVTHPLLLPMIRTRWGRIINVSSVAGVIGNRGQVNYAAAKAGLHGATRSLALELASRGITVNAIAPGVIASPVTQHAFPREAIEALVPMKRAGTTEEVAALVAFLASEQAGYITGQVISINGGMA, from the coding sequence GTGAAAACCGCGTTGGTAACCGGCGGCAGCGGGGCGATCGGATCGGCGATCTGCCGCGCTCTGGCGGCACAAGGTCTGCAGGTGATCGTGCACGCCAACCAGAGGCTCGAAGAAGCGCAACGGCTGGCGGCGGAATTGCAGGCCGGCGGTGCCGCGGCGCAGGCCATCGCTTTCGACGTGACCGACCGCGATGGTGCCGCTCAGGCGCTGGCCCGGCTCGATGAGCAGGCGCCGGTCCAGGTGCTGGTCAACAACGCCGGCGTGCATGACGATGCGCCCCTTGCGGGCATGAGCGGGGCGCAATGGGATCGCGTGATCGATGTATCGCTGAACGGTTTCTACAACGTGACGCACCCGCTCCTGCTGCCCATGATTCGTACGCGCTGGGGCCGGATCATCAATGTATCCTCCGTGGCCGGCGTCATCGGCAATCGCGGCCAGGTCAACTACGCAGCAGCGAAGGCGGGTCTGCATGGGGCTACGAGGTCCCTGGCGCTGGAACTCGCTTCTCGCGGCATCACGGTCAATGCGATTGCGCCCGGCGTCATCGCCTCGCCCGTGACCCAGCACGCCTTTCCCAGGGAAGCCATCGAAGCGCTGGTGCCGATGAAGCGGGCGGGCACCACCGAGGAAGTCGCGGCGCTCGTTGCGTTCCTGGCCTCCGAGCAGGCCGGCTACATCACCGGGCAGGTGATTTCGATTAATGGGGGAATGGCCTGA
- a CDS encoding tryptophan 7-halogenase, translated as MSVQSGNTVSNCDVFVLGGGPGGSTIAALLAERGWNVVIAEKERHPRFHIGESLLPLNIPLLQRLGVYEQVKRIGMPKYGAEFNSPQHGPPVTFDFSKAWDKTYPSAFEVRRSEFDEILFRNCAAKGAHAIEDCRVTDVAFPAGEDVRIEARTGDGGLRAWRARFFVDASGRDTFLANRFGIKRRNRFHNSAAMYGHFTDAKRLDGKAAGNISMFWFEHGWFWFIPLLDGTTSVGAVCWPYYMKSRQTDPTTFFLDTIAMAPKLAERLRNAKLTHDVTATGNFSYKADRMHGDRYIMIGDAFAFIDPVFSSGVMLAMNSAFLGADVVDANLRNPAQAPALLRKFDRSVRSGVSGFSWFIYRMTHPSIRDLFMGPSNRLRMQEAVLSLLAGDLFRGTPIHWSLRAFKGVYYLVSLAHPRRSFAAWRHRRRTLRERLAETPGS; from the coding sequence ATGTCCGTCCAATCCGGCAATACCGTTTCCAACTGTGATGTTTTCGTGCTCGGCGGCGGGCCCGGCGGTTCGACCATCGCCGCACTGCTGGCCGAACGCGGCTGGAACGTGGTGATTGCGGAAAAGGAGCGCCATCCGCGTTTCCACATCGGTGAATCCCTGCTGCCCCTGAACATCCCGCTGCTCCAACGCCTCGGTGTTTACGAACAGGTCAAACGCATCGGCATGCCGAAGTACGGCGCCGAGTTCAATTCCCCTCAGCATGGTCCGCCGGTCACTTTCGACTTCAGCAAAGCCTGGGACAAGACCTACCCTTCCGCTTTCGAGGTCAGGCGCTCCGAGTTCGACGAAATACTGTTTCGCAACTGCGCAGCCAAGGGCGCACATGCGATCGAGGATTGCCGGGTCACGGACGTCGCATTTCCCGCCGGCGAAGACGTTCGCATAGAAGCACGCACGGGCGATGGCGGCCTGCGCGCCTGGCGCGCCCGCTTCTTCGTCGATGCGTCCGGGCGCGACACCTTTCTCGCCAACCGCTTCGGCATCAAGCGCCGCAACCGCTTCCACAACAGTGCGGCGATGTACGGGCATTTCACCGACGCGAAAAGGCTCGACGGAAAAGCCGCCGGCAACATCAGCATGTTCTGGTTCGAACACGGCTGGTTCTGGTTCATTCCGTTGCTCGACGGCACCACCAGCGTCGGCGCGGTGTGCTGGCCCTACTATATGAAATCCAGGCAGACCGACCCGACCACGTTTTTCCTCGACACCATTGCCATGGCGCCGAAACTGGCGGAGCGCTTGCGCAATGCCAAGCTCACTCATGACGTCACCGCGACCGGTAACTTTTCGTACAAGGCGGACAGGATGCATGGCGATCGCTACATCATGATCGGCGACGCGTTCGCCTTCATCGACCCCGTGTTCTCGTCGGGTGTCATGCTGGCGATGAACAGCGCGTTTTTGGGTGCCGACGTGGTCGATGCGAACCTGCGCAATCCGGCGCAGGCGCCGGCCTTGCTGCGCAAGTTCGATCGCAGCGTGCGCTCGGGAGTCAGCGGTTTCTCGTGGTTCATCTACCGCATGACCCATCCGTCGATTCGCGACCTGTTCATGGGCCCGAGCAACAGGCTGCGCATGCAGGAAGCCGTGCTGTCGTTGCTGGCCGGCGACCTGTTCCGCGGCACGCCGATCCACTGGAGCCTGCGCGCGTTCAAGGGCGTCTACTATCTCGTGAGCCTGGCGCATCCGCGCCGCAGTTTCGCCGCCTGGCGTCATCGCCGGCGGACACTGCGCGAGCGGTTGGCGGAAACGCCGGGATCGTGA